One genomic region from Shewanella aestuarii encodes:
- a CDS encoding ABC transporter permease yields MSFALIQRGLKIFWQHYRHAPIQASAILLGIILAVTLLIGVKATNENAKQSYGQTNELLSQRANFFITNKDQSPLNEAVYFALRRSGIKSLAVIEGLANDPQGRSWLVTGSDLVAALTLQTQDNNTHSARHNNQASTSSSSTLSSSTPDDSASNGPSFSLINGQASVMMSANLIDKVNKLTGQQLILNDINIDVIAIDDSFNLGTSLLADISFAQRLLNMPQQLSYIAVFAEDSPDTALTKSQQIDQQRSVIITALAKGGFDTSKLTIDMQDDGESLSALTASFHLNLDAMSMLAFVVGLFIAYNGVRYSLMKRQKLFVQLLQMGLGRQNMLVALIIEITCLVIIGSIAGFILGLQLSQWLQPMVAMTLEQIYGATLLPGIWQWQWFAQGLGLTLFASLAACLPLLIQLTRIPLAQGAQRQAHIAPFESIFKKQAFIACLLLTICGLLFNVTNQYKHSLILLGIVSISIPLLLPQTINLAIKWLQPLMPKGLWQYVVAESKEIIAPLSLAMMAILLALCANISMNTLVDSFEVTLKQWLDGRLHADLYVKPNPNTMPALIKLLNSNKQVDDVFEQWTIDAKLNTPNVPINLVSRDLPSIKETTIMKSTTVETAASTSDDFWQQFKQGHTVLISEPLAIKHQLSIGDSISIDKLPHPNDNPLTISAIYFDYGNPKGEVIISPTLWHQHNLPPNPISLAVRYQGETNELQQLLMSELGVSSAFMYSQQRIKDEAITMFTKTFSITVVLNSLTLLVAAIGLFSACLMLTQARLAPLARLYALGVSRNQLRLMVTSQMMLIVLITCLLALPMGALLGYLLINKVTLQAFGWTIAMLWDWSAYIRVVAIALISCLIAVALPLYWQTRKPLISSLQQEAL; encoded by the coding sequence ATGTCATTTGCATTAATTCAACGCGGTTTAAAGATATTTTGGCAACATTATCGCCATGCACCAATTCAAGCCAGCGCTATTTTGTTAGGCATCATTTTAGCGGTTACCTTATTGATTGGCGTTAAAGCAACCAATGAAAATGCCAAACAAAGCTACGGCCAAACAAATGAGCTACTTAGTCAGCGGGCCAACTTTTTTATTACCAATAAAGATCAGTCCCCTTTAAATGAAGCAGTATATTTTGCTCTGAGAAGAAGTGGCATTAAATCTTTAGCAGTAATAGAAGGCTTAGCAAACGATCCACAAGGTCGCAGCTGGCTTGTAACAGGTAGTGATTTAGTTGCCGCATTAACCCTACAAACTCAAGATAACAATACCCATTCGGCTCGCCATAACAATCAGGCTAGCACATCATCTTCAAGTACTTTATCAAGTAGTACGCCCGACGATTCAGCCTCAAACGGCCCCTCTTTTTCACTGATAAATGGTCAAGCTAGTGTCATGATGTCTGCCAATCTTATCGACAAAGTGAATAAATTAACGGGTCAACAGTTAATACTGAATGACATCAATATTGACGTGATTGCCATTGATGACAGCTTTAATTTAGGCACAAGCCTTTTGGCTGATATTTCCTTTGCCCAGCGCTTGCTAAATATGCCGCAACAGCTTAGTTATATTGCTGTTTTTGCAGAAGATAGCCCCGATACAGCCCTGACAAAATCTCAGCAGATAGACCAACAGCGCAGTGTGATAATCACTGCTTTAGCGAAGGGCGGATTTGATACCAGTAAACTCACTATCGATATGCAAGATGATGGAGAATCGCTTTCAGCTTTAACTGCCAGCTTTCATTTAAACTTAGATGCCATGAGCATGCTTGCTTTTGTGGTTGGACTCTTTATTGCTTATAACGGCGTGCGATATAGCTTGATGAAACGACAAAAGCTATTTGTTCAACTACTACAAATGGGACTGGGGCGGCAAAACATGTTAGTGGCGCTGATCATAGAAATAACTTGTTTGGTGATTATCGGCAGCATTGCTGGCTTTATTTTAGGGTTACAGCTATCACAGTGGTTACAGCCTATGGTAGCCATGACGTTAGAGCAAATATACGGTGCCACCTTGTTACCCGGCATTTGGCAATGGCAGTGGTTTGCTCAAGGTTTAGGCCTCACTTTGTTTGCCTCATTAGCAGCTTGTTTACCTCTGTTAATTCAACTCACTCGTATTCCTTTGGCTCAAGGAGCACAGCGACAAGCTCATATCGCTCCTTTTGAATCAATATTCAAAAAGCAGGCTTTCATTGCCTGCCTGCTACTTACAATATGCGGCTTGCTATTCAACGTCACCAACCAGTACAAACATAGCCTCATTTTGCTGGGTATTGTGTCGATATCAATCCCTTTATTACTGCCGCAAACTATCAACTTAGCGATCAAATGGTTGCAGCCCTTGATGCCCAAGGGACTGTGGCAATATGTTGTTGCTGAAAGTAAAGAAATTATTGCGCCGTTATCCTTGGCCATGATGGCTATTTTATTAGCATTATGCGCCAATATTTCAATGAACACCTTGGTAGACAGTTTTGAAGTCACACTGAAACAATGGTTAGATGGTCGCTTACATGCTGACCTTTATGTTAAGCCCAACCCGAATACCATGCCGGCATTAATCAAGCTACTTAACAGCAACAAGCAAGTTGATGATGTGTTCGAGCAATGGACCATAGATGCCAAATTAAATACACCAAATGTCCCAATCAACCTAGTTAGCCGTGACCTACCTTCAATTAAAGAAACCACCATAATGAAAAGTACCACGGTCGAAACCGCCGCTAGCACAAGCGATGATTTTTGGCAGCAATTTAAGCAAGGCCATACTGTGCTTATCAGTGAACCTTTAGCCATTAAGCATCAACTATCAATTGGCGATAGCATTAGTATTGATAAGCTCCCCCATCCCAATGATAACCCTTTAACTATTTCAGCCATCTATTTTGATTATGGTAACCCAAAAGGTGAAGTGATTATCTCGCCAACACTTTGGCATCAACATAATTTACCCCCCAACCCCATTAGTCTAGCCGTGCGCTATCAAGGTGAAACGAATGAACTACAGCAATTATTAATGAGCGAACTTGGAGTCTCATCCGCTTTTATGTATAGCCAGCAGCGCATTAAAGATGAAGCCATTACCATGTTTACCAAAACCTTTTCAATCACAGTGGTGCTGAATAGCCTAACGTTATTGGTGGCAGCCATTGGCTTATTTAGCGCTTGTTTAATGCTAACCCAAGCAAGGCTTGCACCACTAGCACGCCTCTATGCCTTAGGCGTTAGCCGCAACCAACTACGCTTAATGGTCACTAGCCAAATGATGCTGATAGTGTTGATTACTTGCTTGTTGGCCTTACCTATGGGGGCGTTACTCGGTTATTTGCTCATCAATAAAGTGACCTTACAAGCCTTTGGTTGGACAATTGCCATGCTATGGGATTGGTCAGCATATATTCGGGTTGTCGCCATCGCCTTAATCAGTTGTTTAATTGCCGTCGCGCTCCCCCTTTACTGGCAAACCCGAAAACCACTCATCAGCAGTTTACAGCAGGAAGCATTGTAA
- a CDS encoding ABC transporter ATP-binding protein, which produces MKTIVSLENICKGFIDGGSFHQVLDKVNLKLHQGQTVALTGPSGSGKSTLLNIIAGFESIDSGDLSLLSTNSLASTSNWLDKQWSQFRRQHLGVVFQQFNLLTPLNVRDNISFALSLNQQQWNPWCDELCQQLGLNELLSRSVENLSGGQQQRVAIARALAHKPQLLLADEPTGNLDEQAGMQVMALLTQLAKQTNTCILMVTHSDQCAEFMQTRWHLQQGQIIETHLAQDLAPSEASSALDKNKTNLLANK; this is translated from the coding sequence ATGAAGACCATCGTATCACTGGAAAATATCTGTAAAGGGTTTATTGATGGTGGCTCATTTCATCAAGTGCTTGATAAGGTCAATTTGAAACTCCATCAAGGCCAAACGGTTGCCTTAACGGGGCCAAGCGGCAGTGGTAAAAGCACCTTACTTAATATTATTGCTGGATTCGAATCCATTGATTCTGGCGACTTATCACTTTTATCAACTAATTCACTCGCCTCAACCTCTAATTGGCTAGACAAACAATGGAGCCAATTTCGCCGTCAGCATCTCGGGGTGGTATTTCAGCAGTTCAACCTGTTAACCCCTTTAAATGTTCGAGACAATATTAGTTTTGCACTATCTTTAAACCAACAACAGTGGAACCCTTGGTGCGATGAACTTTGTCAGCAACTTGGATTGAATGAATTACTCTCGCGTTCTGTCGAAAACTTATCGGGAGGTCAGCAACAACGCGTCGCGATTGCGCGCGCCCTCGCCCACAAACCGCAATTACTACTAGCAGACGAACCGACAGGAAATCTTGATGAACAGGCGGGCATGCAAGTGATGGCGCTACTGACTCAATTAGCTAAACAAACTAATACCTGTATTTTGATGGTAACTCATAGCGATCAGTGTGCTGAATTTATGCAAACTCGCTGGCATCTTCAACAAGGGCAGATTATCGAAACCCACCTTGCTCAAGATCTTGCTCCTTCTGAAGCCTCCAGCGCTTTAGATAAAAACAAAACCAATTTATTAGCAAACAAATAA